One Hevea brasiliensis isolate MT/VB/25A 57/8 chromosome 6, ASM3005281v1, whole genome shotgun sequence genomic window, AGTAACAGGtgtataaaattaacatacaatacAAACACAAAACAAACGAAGTTACAAATAGAAAAGAAACGGAAGAGTGGAGTTTAGCGTGGAAAAACTGTACCTTTGCAAACAAAACTCAAAATAGTAAACTAAAAAATGGCAGGCACATCTCCAACTTACATGTTCACCCGATATTCATCATCAATTTTTTCCTTGAAATTCTTGGCAGATTCAGCATCAAGGGCCACTCCACATGCCACTTTGCATGCTTGCTCTACCATCATTTCAAACTGGGGTGGGATTCATAAATTAGATCCACATCACAAGGTAACAACCACCAGAATTCATCATCATCTTCAGTTTGTCACCAATTTATCATTAAACAAGAAAGAAAGGGCAACAGATGATTACATTGTATACAGAATTCTCAATGCGGTCACCTCGAAGAACCTCTCCCAAATTTTCCGCATTGTTAATAATATTTTTAGGCTTACAATATTTCAAGTAGTAGTAGTCATATGGAAGTTGTGTCTTTGTAGATGACAATTTGTTCACTTTGACAGAAAGGATATCCCCCTATTCAAAAAAGCATAAAAATTAGATAGTGAACTTTACATGAAGAAAGCAACAAGACCAAATGATCAATGAAAAAGCTGAAAGATTTTCACAATTTTTTAAAGACAACAGAACCTCACACTCCTGCCATCCTCCATATATAAAAGCAGCAAAGTTCAGAAGGAAGTTAACATTTGAATTGAAAAGTCACCATGAATATTAACATAGTCCATCAGTTCCATACTTTCGTAATATTAGCATTGATGACGCCATTGGCACATGTTAATGACCCTAAAGTGCAACTAAATCTCTCACCATAAAACAAATCTTCTTTGTTGCATTTCAGGATTCATTATTCACACATTTTACCAGAATTTCACCTCCATGATCTCACATTTATATAACTAATGAAACCtatttaagaataaaaaaaaCCCATTCTTAGGAAGTCTATATCCAGTAGCTGTTCAATGTCCATTATCGCTTTCTACATGCTTCTTGCAAATGTTCTCCATCATTAATCATCATTATCTCACAAATGCATAATGTGAATAGCACACACGAATAAGCCTTCAGACTACATTAGTTTTTTCGCCTACTAAACCCAAAATCTCAACGACCGACATTCCAATCAATCAAAAACTACAATGAAAACACAAATAACTCACATAAATAACTAGCCATGCACTCGTTATCAAATCACGAGGTCATTTTTATACACAAACAACTATTTAAAGCAATAAAACCACGATAACACAGATCCAAAGCAAACCCAAATCAGAGCAACAGATCTATGAGAACCCAAATCAGCAATACAACAGATCAAACTCCAAAACGCTAGATCCAACTCTATTTTAAGCTTTAACCAAAACATAGAAAGACCCGTCAGCTCTAAATAACATAAAAAGCGAAACCCATAAACTGGAAGAGCCAAATAAAATGAAAAACAGAAACAGAAAAGACGGGGGGAAAAACACAAGTGAAAAGAGATAAGTAGCTTGATGGTACCCTGTGAAAGTCACGAGGAGCTACGCCAGGAAGATAGAAGGAGTGTGCAGAGGAGATGAGAAGGAAAGCGAAGAAGAGGATCGCAGAGATGGTACCCATCTTCGTCTTCTCGAATCTAGAGAGAAATGTCGAGAAAGGGACGTCGAGAGGGGTTTTTGCAGTGGCAGAGACCAACTATAGACCCGCTGCCTTTGAGCTATTCCCAGGCTTTCTTCATTACTGTTGCTGCCCCCATAATCCGATTAATCACGGTTTTTTCCcccttttatttaatttttagttgttagcatatttatctatttattttaatgaCAGAAACTTTAAAATGCAaacattataaatttaattttatattaaaattaacttaataaatcaaatatttatatttaaatatatatatatatatatggaaattTATAGTTTGTTATCTGAATTTTACTTTAcattaatttctaaattttaaaaaattaattatttagatattaagtttatcattatattatattatattttaatttttaaatttttaaaaattaattatttaatcttcaAATTTTATATCATATCAcactttataatttattatataaaatagtttaattattttataaatgaataaaattatcataaatattaaaattataaatactaaatattatatatatatatcaaaattaaaaagactaaataatttatttccCAAATCTATTAACTTAAATATAACCTAAATAAAACCGCAATGTCTTCAAGAAACGGGAAATCAAGATCCAATATTTTGTCATCTGATTGATTAGCCTTTCTCACCTTTAAGAATGAAAGCACAGTATTAGCTGGGTTCTGTAAATCATTCAGGACACAATTTTCCTACAAATATCCATCTTATTTATGTACTTTGTAGTTTTATGTAAGCCAACAAATTGGTTCAATCAAGCTACTCGGGTTACTTCACTTTCAAAGGTTGAGAATTCAAATCCTACAATAATGTTTGGAAATACTCATCAGTCTAATTTTAACTGAAATCAAGTCAAAACCAGTCAAATTCAAATTGGTTAAAGCCAAACTTGAACCGTTCAATTCAGTCTGATTTTGAGTAAAAAACAAATTTCTcttcaaaaaaaagaaaacaaaattaaacattaaatttgattaaatcgAACTGAGTTAGAATTTAACCGATATCAAATTCGGAATCCAGATCCCTTGGCTTGGAACCAAAGCCACCAGTTCCAGCCCTAAGCAAGCGTTTAAGAATAGCCTACTTACCTTTAAttttatgcaaaaaaaaaaaaaaatcttgcattTTCATTTGTTCAAAGCAGAAGTTGCATTTTTAACATAAAGAGCACTTGAAAATACACAGAGAAAGAGGAACGGAACATGGTAAGAATAAGGTTATGGTCACCAATGATTGGTCACCTTAACGTTAAACATCTCTCTAACTCTAAAGAAGATTACAAAGCAACTAAAATTGCCAAAAGAAAGGACTATACTAACAAAGACGCATTTGCTCCCCACCGTTCAGTATCTCAGTTTCAGGAAAACTAGTAAGTTCTAGCTTTTATCACATGCGAGAATGTGAGATTTAAACTTATCCAGTTCTGCAAGGACCTCCTCCTCCGGCCTGTAAATCAAGTCAATCATCCGCCATATCTGCACCAAAATTAATTGCCATTTCAGCTAAGGAAGGATACAGTCGAGCTCTAACATACATTGAACATGCATCTAAACCATATGTCAAATCATAGTCCCTGTTTCACTTGAACACTTGTCTCCAGGAAAATGCTGTTATTACAGACCAATTGATACAGGTCCATAAAAACAATGACCACTAGTGCAGTTTAAGcaattaataaaaaatgataagcattagaaattaaattaaagcagAAAGCAAAAAGCCAAATCACTCGAGACACCATTTGTCAGCACTAAAATTCCTTAACCAAATAACCTAATCATGCTGCCACATGATTGGAAGACACTTGAAAAACCTACTGTACCTTGTGTCCTTGTCCCAAATTGAAGGGTGTTTATTCCTAATCCAAATTTGAGAATGGTTAATCACATTTTTCACCGCTCTAATGGGACAAGTGCATAGATGGGGTGAAGATTGAAAGACAATGCCATAAAATAGATTGACAAAAGTGACAGATTTCACAGTTTGGAGTTATTTTCTCCACAAACAGCAAATGAGAGCACAACGAAGAAACATGACAAAGAAAGGCTAACTTAAAGCCATAATTGTGTGACAGAATAAAGTTAACATCGATCAAAAAATGTCTTTCTTACCTGCAGAGTACCACCTCCTGAAGTACTTTCACAATCATCAGAAACACTGACAATTGTCCATGGGTCAGAAGCATTCCAATGAAAATCAACAACCTTGTCCCTACATGCACATATAACCCATGAATCACCACAATGAAATCCAATTAAAGTAAGAATATAACAAATATTGATTACTGCCCAAAACATTTTAGGCATCAATAACTATCACTAAACATCAGCAAATTGAGATTTCAGTGTGATGGCTTGAATAAAAAGATGAAGGGCACAGGAAGCATGTAAAAAAGTTTTCATACCTATGCCCCGCATGTCGGAAAAATAATCCTGAAGGAGCATTTGGCAATTTCAATCCAGCAGAGTCTTGCTTTTTACCAACCTGAAAGACAATAGAATAATCAAATATGCAagtttagaaatataaaaaatgcCAAGACAAAAATGGGAACAAGGAAAAAAGGCAAATACATAAACCTCATAATCCTTCCCATCGATGAAaccaaaagaaaattttataGATGCTATTAACGCCAATCTTACACTGCACAGATGTAATTGACTGATATGAACTCTAGTCTAACAGTTATGATACAACTTTTAGAGAACCTCAATGTTCAAGCCTGTAATGGAATATTAGTGATCAAACTGTTTGGGGGAAAAAGTAGCACtttgaaaataaattagaaatataAACCCTCTTCTTGTATCAGTTCGTTCATAATAACAGGAACAACTACTCAGTGGTTATTTCCAGTGAATGAAAGAGTCATATTCCCTAGTATCCTGCTTAACCTCAAGAAAAAGTGGCAACAAGAACAATTTTTTACAGGTTCAAAGAAGAGGGAGGGAGAAGCCGAACGTTTGCCTGCACTATACACTTTGACCGCTAGACTACTGGATCTGCGGTTAATTGTAGCTTCACTCTGGTGGCGCATCAAGCAAATTATATCCATGCCAAACCTACTTATCTATTTTTTGTGGCATATATCCTTGGAGGCTTTCCAAATATTTCTCACACTAGAAAGTCTTCACAAGTGAATCCAGTTTCCGACATTCCATTTTAACTCATACCAGAATACCAGGAACACATTTTGACCTGACTTCTATTTGCATAGCCTTCCTTAAAGTGTTTTTTCAAGTTGTTCTTTCTCTTGTGGCTTCTATAGGGCTCACCATGAGAGagagggagggaggaagaagcAATCTAGAAGAAAAATGTAAGCTAAGCACCTTCTCATAATCCCAGATATTTAGAATCCCATCCTCTGCAGAGCTTCCAAAGACAGATGACTTGTCAGGAGACCACTGGAGACAAAAGCATAATTTTGTTGAAAAGCTAAATACTTCCTGCTTGTACAGACATACATAAAAATCAACAAATAATTTAAGCATAATCCAAAATAATTTGCCAGACCTGTACACAAAGGACAGCAGCACTGTGACCCCCAAATTTATGAATAGGTGATCCAAACCCACCAGAAGTGAGTTTTCGGCGATCAAACATGTGAACAGTATTATCAGCTGATCTGAATTAAGAACAATACCACGTAAAGGCATATGCTGAGTtgcataaacttaaattcatcaTTGGTAAAGAGGTAGGAAAAAGTGTAAATGAAACAGAACTAGGAGCATAAAAATCATCCCAAATTCCATGTTGTTGCTCATGGTAAAGAATATGGATACAAAATTTCTGTATTATCACACTCATGataaagaaaatagaagcagaagAAAGGATGGGAAATATAAGCACCCTGTGAGAATGAGGTTCACATCATGAGGATTCCAATCAACACAATGAAGATCAGTATTATGTGCTTTCTCAACCTGccagataattaaaaaaaaaaaatacagaatGAATGCCAAATATAGAACCACAGGAAATGGCAGCATAAAAAAGACCGGGGAAAAACAGTTGCAATTGTCAAAATGAAAACATAAAAATAACTAGACAAAAAAACACAACATAACATACAGTGCTTATGGCCATAGACATTGAAACTTAGAGGCAAAACCAGGTGAAACAAGCAGACCTTTCACCTGTGCTATTTAATGAAATACTGGTCACCCAGAATAATGACAGACACAACTTTAGTTAGTGTAACTAAACAAAGGTTAAATCCCAAACTACATATATACTTTTTCTACATTCTATTTTGTTTACAGCTAAACTTTCTGGGAGCTATTGTTAAACtgtataattaatcatttttataCAACCTCACCCCATATTTTGTCTCTCTCTTCTTCTCCACTACTACTACTTAGATTTAATTACTAATACTGATTCATCCAAAGGTTGACATGGAATGCCACTGAACCATCTCAAACAATCTTCTGTCAACTTATCATCTACGGGTACAACCTCCATCTTCATACAGGTCCATAAATTGCTTATCTAGTCCTTTCCGATGTTACTCGTCTTTTGCTACTATACTAGATAACTCAATTGCATGTTTAAGCCTCTCCAAAATAACAGGGGTCTTATATTTGAACTTTATATATTTTGAAACTTTCATCaggaaggaaaataatagaacagGGAAAAATTGCAAAGAGACAAACAATAAGGGTGAAGAGAATGAATGCAACCTTGACAACTGGACTAGAGCCAGTTCTTGCATCCCACAGTATGAGACAAGAATCATCTCCTACACTACAGAACTCCTGTACACTACACATTGAAAACAAAAAACATTAGACAAAATCACAAGGGAGAGTTTTCAGGTAACACCTCCATTAAGTCATaatgagagaaaaagagagacctAATTTTCTAAGCAAAGTTCAAGTTATACAGTAAATGATGTGCCAACAACAAAACAGACTAGATTTGTGATGTAAACGTAATTAGCTTGGCTACATCTTATGCAATGCAATTGATTATGATTGCCAGAGCTACCTTGATGGGCAGAATTGAACATCTTCAACAGTATCATCATGCCCTTGGTAGATACCTCGTGGCCCAATAGAAGGCCTGTGCCTGTCAGTAGGTTTATTGTTACTTGCACCAACCTTAGAGGCATGTTTTGCATTGGAGCCACCAGATCCAAGAGACTTTGAAGACACTGGGTCCCCAGCCAAGGTTGAGATATGATCATGAATACTCCACAAAACCACTAACTTGTCTTTACCTACCATTACCATTGCCCAAATGAGAAAGAACTGTGAGAACATTTGTTAATTTAATTGCCAACCAACATAATATAAAACCTGACCAAAAAAACAATTCACATATCCAGTGATGTACATAAAAGACGAGCATCAGAAAATCAAACAGCATTTAAGATGTCTGTTGTTTATTATGAGCTCGCCTACCCTTTTATAAAATAATAGTTATGTAAGTTCAGGATGATCATATGAGTCGTGCAATCACGCAGTGTTTTTGCTGTAGGCATTCACATGAAAAACCATTGTTAACACACTAATACTCAACTCAatcaagcctttatcccaaaaatttgggatcggctatatggattcgctttctctactctaaacgattttgggttaaatcctcagaaatgtgtaatgcttctaggtcatgttatactactcttttccaagtcaatttaggtctactcctttttttctttttatcctctaacctaatgtgctctacttgtctaactggagactccgtatgtctacgcatcacatgaccaaaccacctcaatctcctttctctcaacttatcctcaattggcaccactcctaccttttctctaatactctcattatggactttatctagtctagtattgccactcatccaccttaacattctcatctccgcaactcttatcttagacgcatacgacttctTCAGTTCCCAATACTCACTAACATATAACATAGCCAGTCTTatggctgtacgataaaattttcctttcaacttattgggaatcttgcaatcacataaaactcccgtggcacgtctccacttcaaccatccagctttaattctatgactaacatcctcctcacatcccccatctacttgaaggactaagccgagatatttaaagtgattactttgggacagtaccactccatccaaactaactccttccctatcaccagtttggccttcactgaacttgcaatgcatgtattctgtcttcgttctacttaacttaaagccctttgactctagagtacttctccaaagctccagctttctattgactccttcttacgtctcatctatcagaacaatatcatccgcaaacatcatgcaccaaggaatactctcttgtatatgtttcgtcaattcatctaaaactaatgtaaaaaggtaagggcttatagctgatccttagtgtaatccaattgagatcgaaaaatctcttgtgtcccctcccactgcgcgcacaatagtagttgctccttcatacatatctttcaacacttgtatgtacctaataaataccctcttttgttctaacacattccataagacatctcttgaaacactattataagctttctccaaatcaataaaaaccatgtgtagatctttcttcacatctctatatttctccatcaagcttctaatgagaaagatcgcttccatagttgaacgaccgggcattaagctaaattgattgagagagatagaagtatcatgacgtagtcgatgctccacaacttcatagtatggctcatgagtttaattcccctatagtttgagcaactctgtatgtctc contains:
- the LOC110642470 gene encoding WD-40 repeat-containing protein MSI4 gives rise to the protein MEREEKRKEKKMKDKGKRSVDERYAQWKTLVPVLYDWLANHNLVWPSLSCRWGPQLEQATYKNRQRLYLSEQTDGSVPNTLVIANCEVVKPRVAAAEHISQFNEEARSPFVRKYKTIIHPGEVNRIRELPQNSKIVATHTDSPEVLIWDVETQPNRHAVMGATESHPDLVLTGHKDNAEFALAMCPAEPFVLSGGKDKLVVLWSIHDHISTLAGDPVSSKSLGSGGSNAKHASKVGASNNKPTDRHRPSIGPRGIYQGHDDTVEDVQFCPSSVQEFCSVGDDSCLILWDARTGSSPVVKVEKAHNTDLHCVDWNPHDVNLILTGSADNTVHMFDRRKLTSGGFGSPIHKFGGHSAAVLCVQWSPDKSSVFGSSAEDGILNIWDYEKVGKKQDSAGLKLPNAPSGLFFRHAGHRDKVVDFHWNASDPWTIVSVSDDCESTSGGGTLQIWRMIDLIYRPEEEVLAELDKFKSHILACDKS